GATGAACATGCAGTCAGGCAGCGTCCACTCTGTGTGGGGGTACAAGAGGTGTTCAGGGTTATGGTTTTCCCTGGTTTATATACTTCTGCCAACTTTCCCATCGATTTGATGTGATGATGGTTCTCACAGCATTTGGCCAATCAGAAAGCAGTGTTATGACAATGGCATGTGAATGAATCAGTTGAATTCATGGGGTTCAATGGCCCCAATCCAAACAAACAGGTGGGAGGGGCCCTTTGCCAACCTCTTGTTGCTCAGTTGATACTCAACAATGAAGGAGATATCCTCATTATTGTATCGATAGGGAGTGATATGTGGTGGGAAGGTGGAGAAAAAACGGATGTCCTGCAAGTATCTCCATTTAGTAACGGGGAAAGCTATGTTAACTGAGTCAGATGAGGCCTGTGCTTTCAGGTTTTTATAATGCCGGGATATATTTACAAGAAAACTTCAGTAAAATGCTAAATCAACACAACcttaagcagttttttttccttttgtgtataGTATTAGTATTTCTTGTATTAAGTGATTTTTCCtagattctttatttttcctaaaCACTGACTCAATTTTCAGTATCAAGTAATTCTGTTGTTTATCTCACATAAACATGATTTTTCCTTAAATTATAAAACTTGCCAGAAAGTTTCTGAACCTCCACATACCTACAAAAACACcctttattattcttattctgCTTTTTGTCTCTATTTCAGCCTCTCCAATTCTCACGGTTGAGCGTCTCCCATGCTTGATTGTGTGCTTTTGTTGGCCAGTCTATCCAGATGGTGTGCCTGGAAGCCCTGTTGACAACCCTGTCTTcctgggtgtgtgtgcgtgtgttgtGGTGGGCGGAGGGGTTGGTCACTCGGTCTTTGTTCGATGGAGCACACTTCCTTTGTGCAGCCTGCCTTGGAGTCATTAACACTGAAGTGTGGGAAGCCTGGGACCACAGTGGCTCCCACGTTCCACACAGTCAGGAAGGGAGCGTGTGACTGAGATGTGGCCAGCGACAGGCAGAGCagccagctgtgtgtgtgtgtgtgtgtatagggtGGGGGAAATGGATGAGTGTGGCTGTCTGTATGAGTCTGAGATTGCCTGATGTGTCGACATGTGCCGAGAATGTGAAGACTTACAACTGAAGCATGTGCCTTCTTTACAGTTCACATTATCCAAATTACTgcatgaaaatatgttttaagctagatttttatttctaaagctcCAAGTCTTAGCAAAAGTTGGGGAACTTTATGGTTACAGTATTTATAAGACTTAGCTTATGTCACATTTGAGCATCATTTGCTCCCAGGTGGGaaaacttaactttaaaaagaaagacacaATCACTAAGCAGGTTGTTGGGACTCATAACCATGATGGATTCATGGAGAGAAAAACAAGCCTGAACTACAAAAGGGAAAAGACACAAAGTTAACACAAATTCTGGCATGAAAGAGGACCACCAGCAGCCATAACTAAAGGTTGATAATGTTCAGCTGTGGTCAAGTTGCAGTTACtaaaaacaccatcaaaaaggaaagtttaaattcttgtttttatagGTAGAGAGGGTTTCTACCTATCAAACTCACATTGTTGAAGAAGGATGTAGATGTAAAAGTAGACCAGGTGTAAGGACAAGACttaatggatagatggatggatacttTTATTGATCCCAAAACTGGGAAATTAGGGCGAATTGCTGAGATTTTAGCATTAATATTTCTGATCTTATAGCATTAATATCTCCGAtcttgtttacaaaaaaaaaaaatggatgaaatcaTTGCCATCCACTATAGAGAGCGAAGGAATAGGTGGAGCAGCAGGAGACACAATGGAGCTAATTGTGTCAAGAAAAACACTCAGATCTGGCAACCTTTACCGTTTCATTAAAGAAAGTAATCAGAGATGGAGTCTGTGAACCTGAAGTTTTGTCATCTTTCATAATCGTTCCACCTTGCaacattttcttcttaaattCAAAATGGACTCATTTATCCAAGGGCATGACTTTTTCTGAGAGACAGTGCTTAGATTAACAGGTGCCACATAACCTAGTGTAGATAAACAATCTCCATTAAAACTCTGGATAAGAATGTCTACTTAAAGGATCCTCAATTTTCAAGGGTCGGCATCCTGCAGGTGTTCCACAGTGTCACTTCACCAAGTTTTAAATAGTAGTTTACCAGCAGAGACCTTAAAGACTTGAGGAGTTTATCCTGTCATCCAATTCTGACTTGATGCAACAAGTGTCTGACCTCTTCATCCTGGAGTGAAGCTCATGTCACATAAATATCTTCAAAACACCTAAACTACCTAGTATTGATTGGACGATATGATTATGTATTATAACAAAGATGATTGCAAAGATCTGCATAATATTTCTCTATGAAAATTAGATAACAGCTGAATTATTTATGggaaacaaaaagtaaataataatattagtaTTTTTAGATTAAGTAATTCTTAAAACGTAGTTGACCTTCTTTGTTTGAATTGTGTGTATAGAATTTGATCACGTTtagctttttaaacatttcattttactgtaAGAAGCAAAGTAAGAGTATGTTTTTATTGAGCCCTTTCTATAAAAAGTTTTTTGAATCCACAAGAGAAGATAAATTAATGGTCTacaaatgttctttttgttctCCATTAAGCAAATTAGGTTTTTGGttccaaaactttaaaaaaaaaaaaaaaaaaactctttcttttcatctctgAGACGTCTGAACTGTTGCATGAGTCTGCTGCTTTGCTTCAAACAGGTGGAAGTGGCTGCTTGTTGGTCTTTTCTAGTGGTTGGCCCTCTGTAACACCCACGTGTGCCTGGTGGCGGAGGCACTTTGTCTTCAATTACGTAGTGGTGGAGATGACATGAGCGAGGGCATGCTTTCCTCTGGGGTCACCACTTTCCCATATCAGCACAAGCGCCGGGTCAGCCCCCACCCCCAACCCCCACCCTCCCTATCCACTCCACCCCAGGCTCTTTCTCTTTCGGTCtattcctccacctgctccccAGAGGCATACTCATTGTCCACCCGGCTATAAACACTTCATTGAGCATGTGGCAGCCCTGCGTTCTCCAAAGCCCTTCCCAGTGCTCTCATTGGCCCAGGGACTGTGAGAAACTCCAACACGCCTAAGACTCACACATTCATATGGAGATTTGGGTGTATAAATACAGGGCAGAAGCACAGGATATGACAGTTCAGACTTTACTGGCTCTTCAGACTGAGCAGAAACGCTCTGACTCTACAGCAATGGCACCTACTGTTTTTGGACACCCAAGCAAGGATCACCTGACCCCTGCTCATAAGGTAAATatcttttattaaatttcttcACATTGTCCTTTTGACATGTGATGATTGAAAATTGAATTAAACAACGTTCAAGTGGACTTAACTATGCTTCTTATGTGTTCTTCAGTTAAGAAAACCAATGGTGGAGAAACTGCGCAGAGACCGCATCAACACTAGCATTGAGCAGCTGAAGTCCCTCCTGGGTCCTGAGTTTCTTAAGCAGCAGCCTGACTCCAAGCAAGAGAAGGCAGACATCCTGGAAATGGCTGTGTCATATCTGAGAAGCtggcagcagcagaagcagcagcagagcaggctgaccTCTGGCGTGATGACTGCAGGCGACGGTTACTCCCACTGCGTCCAGGAGGCTGTCAGCTTCCTAACTCACTGCGAGGTCCAGACCCAGGCTCATAGGTTGCTCCTCAGCCACTTCCAAGGCCTGCAGGCATCCAACAGGACCAACCTCAGGCCTTGCACCCTCTCCCCTCCTGCCTCCCCTCTCCGTCATCTCAGCTCCAGTAAAGGTGTGAACCCTGCCAGCAGCGCTGTCTGGAGGCCCTGGTAGGATGGAGGAAGTGTCACCTTCACGCAGAAAGAGAACTACGTCTGTGAACGTCATGGACAGAAAGTTGAAGACTCACTGAAGTCTGTCTACTTTTGCATTGGCAGAAGAATTAATATTGAATGTTACTTTATGTAACAAAATTGGCACAATGTGCCTGTATTCCTGAGAAAGGACTAAAGGGATTCAGGTTGTACTGAATATGAACACTACGTGTATTGTTTTTACACACTTTATATTTAGAGTGCTCACACTGTGATTGTGTAAATTTTTCTCTTGGGGAAAACTAATTCCAActttttcttggttttattgtttgttttgcaaaCATTGCTTGTATTAACCACATTGGTTTTAAAGCACTGAAGTGTTTGGACGCTGTGATTTCTGTCTATCCCTGATACTGAGTATCACTGACTAATATGtttcatcagtttttttcttgatGAGTAAAAATAAGCCATTAAAAGATCCCATGGATCCATAAATATTGTACCATCTACCCTTTACTGTAAATCCTGTAAGGATTATTCGTTACAATTTATGATGACTATTTTTAAGCATCATTTAGTCTTATTGTAAATGAATGTGATGACATTCCAGCTGAATTTTGTCTACTTgatagatgtttttttattttcttccagtaACAAACCTGGAATTTATCCCTTTTATAAAggcatttcatttcatttcaagtAACTTCTAAAAGAATCTCGTGTATTGCTTCCTTGAgaagttttttctttgaaaatgtgaagaacaacaacaacaaaataaactgaacaCTTCTCATGAAGTTTTGCAAACAAAAACCATAGTGtccttactttttcttttttttcagacaacTGATCTAATGTGTTATTAACCACATTTAATCCTGAATGATCTTAAATGAGTGATTAATAAATGCACttcaaaaatagcaaaaactaTACACATAAATTCAGTTGCAGCAGATTATTAAACTGAGAGCAGTTTTAAATTTGCTTAAGAGAAGACCCGTTTTGGACATGATTAGTACTTGTCAAGTATCCTTGTCAATAATGATCACTATGACAAGATTCTGATATAGTCCATAAAACCAAGAAATGGAGAATATTGCACTGAAATGTAAAAAGACCAACCATATAGTTCCAACTAAAGGCCTATTTGCACTATTTAAAGAATATTAAAGGTTGTCATTATTTTAGTACGacttcaaagaaagaaaaatgtacatGATTCTGTACATTGGCAAGATTTGAATTTGTACTGGTGATAGCTTTGCCTACTGCTGCTTGAAAAACACTTATCTTGATGGTTTAACTTAAGCAAAATAGTTGAGTTTAAACTACACACATACCTACATAtctggatagatagatagatagatagatagatagatagatagatagatagatagatagatagatagatagatagatagatagatagatagatagatagatagatagatagatagatagatagatagatagatagatagatagagatttctttttcttgttccaTTTTTTCAGTAATTAGCGTCTCATCATGTATGACCTTGTTGGTGAACAGGTGTTTTAAAAAACCTGAGAAAATATGCAGGCAGATGCCCTTGCAGGTCACGTGTCCCTCTTTCTTCTGTTGCTATGGTCGTGGTATGACGTCTAGTGCTTGAATTATGTCTCAAGAGCTCCTAAAGTCTTTCACAACTATTTGTGTGCAAAAGTTGTGGAGAATGTGGCATGCATGGGACTTTCTCAGGGTCTAGTTTGCCAGGCCAGATGGTCTGGCTGAAGCTGTCCCCCTCCCCTTCAACAGGAGATCAAACACCGTAGCTAATGTGATGTGTAACAAGACACACTTCTATTGTCCTCTTCTCAGGACTAGTGAATAGGCGCAGAGTGTGGGAAACGGGAGATACCACACTCACAGAGAGATGGCTGACGGGAAGCAGTTCTGCACTGCCTCAGGTCTGAGCGATGGCCGAGACTTTATGGCAGGAATTCAGAGATTTGGGGCTGCTGGTGGGAGGGGAACTCGTCTTCCCACACACTTGTAGACAAAGACCCCCAGCAGCCCTGCAGTGCACGCTTACTTTTAGAGGAGGCAcaaattcacacaaacatgGCAGGATATAGAGCACAGACAGTGAAGCCAAATATGGATGTGACTGGACAGATTTAGAAGTTACTCTCATTTGAAATGTTCCAGTGAATACAAGAGAGCAACAAGTGTTACACTAAGATATTTACATGTAATTCCTTAAGTCATTTCAATGCAGCATTGTGTATCGTTATTTTCCGCACAGCAGCTTACCAGGTTATGAGGCACGTATTGTGAATTTATACTCTAATGTTCCAGTCCTCTCAATTAGCATTTTTATGTTCCTTTACTGATATTTTAAGGAATAGTAGGTCAATATTGTAGCTGTCTGTGTGACTCTCCATTAGTTTCAACTTGTTTATCCTGGATATTTCTGTTGTAGTGTGCCTTCTTAACCGAAACTTTTAGTTCTTCTTTCACCATTGTAAATGAGAGGCTAACAACTTGTCAACACAGACCAAAGCCACACAGGGTGCTCTGTGCCAAGCAGTGAAGCTAGTAGACTTGATTTTTCCCAGATGGACCAGGACACAGAGTTTCTGTTTGTCCTGCAACAGAAGATCAATTAACATTCCcaatggaggatggaggagtgGCACGGCTTTTGTAGCTCATTTACCCTGGTGTTGGGGCCTGGTGGGAAACCGGAGAGACAGGACTACTCATACGGCGCGCCCACAAGGCCAGCTTCACATCTGGGGTCATGAAACTAGTGATGGGGGCCCTTGGAGGCACACTGACAGCCCCCTCTCCATGCTATTAACTTGACACTAATTTGACACAGTTCATTTGCAGGAGGGTCTGTAGACCCTCAGGGAATGTTAGGCTGGATGtttacagtgttttgttttttatgtaacaGAACTCAGTGAGTAAACAATAATCCAAATTATTTCTGGTTAACCACAAAAGATCGAACAAAGGTTACAgttaaatgtgacaaaacatgtggggaaaacaacaacaaacctcTTGTATTTATCTGGTTTA
This region of Melanotaenia boesemani isolate fMelBoe1 chromosome 13, fMelBoe1.pri, whole genome shotgun sequence genomic DNA includes:
- the LOC121651615 gene encoding transcription factor HES-5-like, encoding MEIWVYKYRAEAQDMTVQTLLALQTEQKRSDSTAMAPTVFGHPSKDHLTPAHKLRKPMVEKLRRDRINTSIEQLKSLLGPEFLKQQPDSKQEKADILEMAVSYLRSWQQQKQQQSRLTSGVMTAGDGYSHCVQEAVSFLTHCEVQTQAHRLLLSHFQGLQASNRTNLRPCTLSPPASPLRHLSSSKGVNPASSAVWRPW